From the genome of Cryptococcus neoformans var. neoformans B-3501A chromosome 1, whole genome shotgun sequence, one region includes:
- a CDS encoding hypothetical protein (Similar to gi|46100270|gb|EAK85503.1| hypothetical protein UM04646.1 [Ustilago maydis 521], FASTA scores: opt: 389, E(): 3.6e-16, (32.749% identity (52.047% similar) in 342 aa overlap (41-343:2-317))), with protein MLTRTPQPPPSTNTHARATQPRSSKIFNTPDSDIVPSILYVDSSSTSSSHPTRGRTYSRTYEWYEAYQAEREKRRGSKGSTKSTSSGGSARGRRSDELEVVDPQTISLHHTLPSVEDEIKISSAPILYLPPLLSPLPEHGHEHDHNHDNHHDYEHSQVEVREVIGLDDSRQTLSESNEQVDPLRDFTTRLPHIDPASLALHQTLHHFKPLSNAYASLPYDKAFNWSSLNLPKSTEREWYCVVFRSRRKPESANLSLYKADREAHEEAVKNGGLIMYWYGVPDETGLNLATCIWQSRRHAIKAISGPKHISAMKQTKGAYETYSLERWVLSTEVGNREVKLRKWEGGEVGW; from the exons ATGCTTACACGTACACCTCAACCACCTCCTTCTACCAACACCCACGCTCGTGCTACCCAGCCACGCTCTTCCAAAATTTTCAACACTCCCGACTCGGACATTGTCCCCTCCATTCTCTACGtcgactcttcttccacttcaaGCTCCCATCCCACACGGGGCCGAACATATTCGAGGACGTATGAGTGGTATGAAGCTTACCAAGCTGAGCGGGAAAAGAGGCGAGGAAGTAAGGGTTCGACCAAGTCTACTTCAAGTGGTGGGAGCGCAAGGGGCAGAAGGAGTGACGAATTGGAAGTTGTCGATCCGCAGACTATCAGCTTGCATCATACATTACCAAGTGTAGAGGATGAAATCAAGATTTCTTCCGCCCCGATCTTgtatcttcctcctctcttaTCTCCTTTACCGGAACATGGGCACGAGCATGACCACAACCACGACAATCATCACGATTACGAGCATTCACAAGTAGAAGTCAGAGAGGTTATCGGACTTGACGACTCTCGTCAAACCCTTTCCGAATCTAACGAGCAAGTCGATCCTCTTCGAGATTTTACCACTCGGCTGCCTCACATTGATCCGGCGAGCCTTGCCCTTCACCAAACGTTACATCACTTCAAGCCGTTGAGTAATGCCTATGCCTCCTTGCCTTATGACAAAGCCTTCAACTGGTCATCCTTA AACCTACCCAAGTCTACTGAAAGAGAATGGTACTGCGTAGTTTTCCGCTCTCGTCGCAAACCCGAATCTGCCAACTTGTCCCTTTACAAAGCCGACCGCGAAGCGCACGAGGAGGCAGTAAAGAACGGAGGTTTGATCATGTATTGGTATGGTGTTCCTGATGAGACCGGGTTGAACTTGGCTACTTGCATTTGGCAGTC TCGACGACATGCGATAAAAGCTATCTCCGGACCAAAACATATCTCAGCTATGAAGCAAACCAAGGGCGCGTACGAGACATATAGTCTGGAGCGATGGGTGTTGAGCACGGAGGTCGGGAACCGAGAGGTCAAGTTGCGCAAGTGGGAGGGTGGTGAAGTCGGATGGTAG
- a CDS encoding hypothetical protein (Similar to gi|19112971|ref|NP_596179.1| s-adenosylmethionine decarboxylase proenzyme [Schizosaccharomyces pombe], FASTA scores: opt: 478, E(): 2.4e-22, (34.802% identity (56.167% similar) in 454 aa overlap (1-440:1-375)); HMMPfam hit to SAM_decarbox, Adenosylmethionine decarboxylase, score: 324.6, E(): 1.4e-94) has translation MTAELTPSIEEQALTSPGPFEGPEKLLEVWFAPSIEELPSAEEVEGKVAGGLNARPAKENGEWQGLRKVPREVWEEMLDIVKCKVLSMVEGDDLDAYLLSESSLFVAPHVLILKTCGTTLNLLGLYRIIEIAREYCGFNNVWRCFYSRKSFFFPERQQGPHRDWRDEVQFLDSVFGTAGAAYTVGPMNRDHWLLYLTTPNSQPILPSDPKPCTLSLPAPSPSSSIPTFSSSSTVTYQDTTLEILMTHLSPSARAPFFHDSDSFSSPSTTPGHVLGEAISHKLGIDALFSKDETTLDSFGFDPCGYSANAVIGSGLPVSGKGGKEGGGYFTIHVTPEEGWSYASFECNVPLPFSSSSSPGALAKRPDLQTLIRNVVNIFQPSRLSITLFVSTPPSSSGPGSSEAEVKAWNSFGTDLLGNEFVRKDRIGYEFDGYDLVFACFEKKGWVESQLALGSETKKSL, from the exons ATGACCGCCGAGCTCACTCCTTCCATCGAAGAACAGGCACTCACTTCTCCGGGCCCATTTGAAGGTCCCGAAAAGCTTTTGGAAGTATGGTTCGCCCCTTCTATAGAAGAGTTGCCTTCCGctgaggaggttgaggggaAAGTTGCCGGCGGGTTGAATGCGCGTCCTGCAAAggaaaatggagaatggCAGGGCTTGAGGAAGGTGCCGAGAGAGGTCTGGGAGGAGATGTTGGATATTGTAAAGTGCAAGGTTTTGAGTATGGTAGAAGGCGATGATTTGGATGCTTACCTCTTATC GGAATCATCACTCTTCGTCGCTCCTCATGTGCTTATCCTCAAGACATGCGGCACcaccctcaaccttctcggTCTTTATCGTATCATTGAAATTGCGCGTGAATACTGTGGATTCAACAATGTGTGGAGGTGCTTTTATTCGAGAAAGAGTTTTTTCTTCCCAGAGAGGCAACAAGGTCCTCATAGGGATTGGAGAGATGAAGTGCAGTTTTTGGACAGCGTCTTTG GAACGGCGGGTGCAGCGTATACTGTTGGTCCTATGAACAGGGACCATTGGCTCTTATACCTCACGACACCCAACTCCCAACCTATCCTCCCGTCCGACCCCAAACCTTGcactctttctctccctgcgccttccccttcttcttctattcctacattctcctcgtcttctaCCGTCACGTACCAAGACACTACCCTCGAAATCCTCATGacccatctctctccctctgcCCGTGCTCCCTTTTTCCACGACTCGgactccttctcctctccctcgaCCACCCCGGGCCATGTCCTTGGTGAGGCCATTTCCCACAAGCTTGGGATTGATGCCCTTTTCTCAAAGGACGAGACCACCTTGGATTCGTTTGGGTTTGATCCATGTGGGTATAGCGCAAATGCGGTGATTGGGAGTGGACTGCCTGTTTCGGGCAAGGGCGGCAAGGAAGGCGGGGGTTACTTTACGATTCATGTGACTcctgaagaaggatggtcATATGCTTCGTTCGAGTGCAACGTCCCTCTGccattctcctcttcgtcttccccGGGAGCCCTCGCCAAGAGACCAGACTTGCAAACACTTATCCGTAACGTCGtcaacatcttccaacCCTCCCGTCTCTCCATCACTCTTTTCGTCTCCAcgcctccatcatcctctggCCCTGGCTCGAGCGAAgcagaagtcaaagcttGGAACTCATTCGGAACGGACCTGTTGGGTAACGAGTTTGTGCGCAAGGACAGGATAGGGTACGAGTTTGATGGGTATGATTTGGTGTTTGCTTgttttgagaagaagggttgggTGGAATCACAGTTGGCGTTGGGTTCGGAGACCAAGAAGAGTTTATGA
- a CDS encoding hypothetical protein (Similar to gi|46048750|ref|NP_990523.1| brain factor-2; winged helix protein CWH-4 [Gallus gallus], FASTA scores: opt: 340, E(): 1.8e-10, (30.739% identity (52.529% similar) in 257 aa overlap (234-475:143-376)); HMMPfam hit to Fork_head, Fork head domain, score: 85.4, E(): 1.5e-22), translated as MATLTPGVSPTSCLAISSPRPPLSPISPDPSTIISPKYRAAKHKISMREVQPNYRRADGYGQDHHHRKYQDQQRVDELDPYGVPAKADDEPRVCPVRTSPSPSPSPPSRPRSPLPSPSLKVQVRPIRALPRLSDPTVQALGIPVSNYVLAPNPLGFQFDHSDLSRFRNGAHGRCGVDVDVDMDVDGDDGGEEGDGKPMTISEAVWRRWEQVGELAKGAGELFRYAYDRDGNDYRPDMTHVQAIRLVIAASPRKMMTLAQIYQAIEERWPWHKAAGSTWKNSIRHNLSLNDCFINAERPTHEGGSGKGGYWTVNDKLTGKTARKLKRSLRSELENEMENDAIEVDGRAGGPSHPHPYPQPNAHATYFPSSFSPTHPHPHYPHSQTHNINDMYTTETLWDPPARPVRSLKRYRLSQPPLPPSGSGSVSASYQPYFQLYPHSRPRQHPQEHELPHERRHEHTLERARPILANEYTRSPSPSLYTHFPEYKRDPHLRLGISLSVPTFAHMQSHSRGALPHAPELMDQERDGDEQRDREQRVRDSVTPFGVRVLAQERERGKGREQRGYYHPYPTPKTSGEIEREADYNDHEHYDHTQNPVHTQNHDHTQNHVHTQDQNQKAKYVSRDIPFSLWTPPGQGAGQMGGREKGEDRDELQRAADGVELLALAAAKIQG; from the exons ATGGCCACTCTCACCCCAGGCGTATCTCCCACTTCTTGCCTGGCAATTTCATCTCCCCGAcctcccctctctcccatctccccgGACCCATCGACTATTATCAGTCCTAAATACCGTGCTGCGAAACATAAAATCTCAATGAGAGAGGTGCAGCCTAATTATCGGAGAGCTGATGGTTATGGCCAAgatcaccaccaccgaaAGTATCAGGACCAGCAAAGGGTCGATGAACTTGATCCATACGGTGTCCCAGCAAAAGCGGATGATGAGCCGCGGGTCTGTCCGGTAAGAACCTCTCCttcgccctcgccctcgccgcCCTCCCGACCTCGATCCCCActcccatctccatccctcaAAGTTCAAGTCCGACCCATCCGCGCTCTGCCCCGTCTCTCAGACCCTACTGTCCAAGCGTTAGGTATCCCCGTGTCCAATTATGTCCTTGCTCCCAACCCCCTAGGTTTCCAGTTTGACCATTCTGATCTTTCCAGGTTCCGGAATGGCGCTCATGGGAGGTGCGGCGTTGATGTTGATGTGGATatggatgttgatggtgatgatggcggCGAAGAGGGTGATGGGAAGCCGATGACGATAAGTGAAGCGgtttggaggagatgggagcAAGTGGGTGAGTTGGCGAAAGGTGCAGGAGAGCTATTCAGGTATGCGTATGAcagggatgggaatg ATTATCGGCCTGACATGACACACGTCCAAGCCATACGTCTAGTCATTGCAGCTTCTCCTCGAAAGATGATGACTCTTGCCCAA ATATACCAAGCGATCGAAGAACGCTGGCCGTGGCATAAAGCAGCAGGCTCTACGTGGAAG AATTCGATAAGACACAACCTTTCTCTTAATGACTGCTTTATCAACGCCGAGCGGCCAACTCACGAAGGTGGGAGTGGGAAGGGTGGGTATTGGACCGTGAATGACAAG CTCACTGGCAAGACCGCTCGCAAGCTTAAACGTTCTTTGCGTTCAGAACTCGAAAATGAGATGGAGAACGATGCGATTGAAGTGGATGGTCGTGCTGGTGgtccttcccatcctcatccctACCCTCAACCCAACGCTCACGCCACttattttccttcttccttctcccccactcaccctcacccccatTATCCTCATTCACAGACGCACAACATAAATGATATGTATACTACGGAAACACTTTGGGACCCCCCTGCTCGGCCGGTTCGGTCGTTAAAGAGGTATCGTCTTTCgcaacctcctcttcctccttctggtTCTGGTTCTGTTTCGGCTTCTTATCAGCCTTATTTTCAATTATACCCACACTCTCGCCCTCGCCAGCACCCACAGGAGCACGAGCTTCCACATGAGCGTCGACACGAGCACACACTAGAGCGTGCACGACCGATACTAGCAAACGAATACACCcgctctccttctccctcccttTACACTCATTTTCCCGAGTATAAGCGCgatcctcatcttcgatTAGGTATATCTCTTTCTGTGCCAACTTTTGCTCACATGCAATCTCACAGTCGAGGAGCATTGCCACATGCGCCCGAACTGATGGACCAAGAACGTGATGGGGATGAGCAGAGGGATAGGGAACAGCGGGTGAGAGATTCAGTCACGCCGTTTGGTGTGCGAGTCTTGGCGCAAGAACGAGAGcgagggaaggggagagaaCAGAGAGGATACTACCATCCATACCCTACACCCAAGACGTCTGGTGAGATCGAGCGGGAAGCCGATTACAATGATCACGAGCACTACGACCATACCCAAAACCCCGTCCATACCCAAAATCACGACCATACTCAAAATCACGTCCATACTCAAGACCAAAATCAAAAGGCAAAGTATGTTTCCAGGGACATTCCATTTTCGCTCTGGACCCCGCCCGGACAAGGGGCGGGGCagatgggaggaagggaaaaaggggagGATAGGGACGAACTACAGAGAGCTGCAGACGGTGTAGAGCTGTTGGCGCTTGCTGCTGCTAAGATACAAGGATGA
- a CDS encoding hypothetical protein (Similar to gi|17560310|ref|NP_506870.1| u6 snRNA-associated Sm-like protein (5Q51+lsm-4) [Caenorhabditis elegans], FASTA scores: opt: 320, E(): 1.2e-15, (65.753% identity (84.932% similar) in 73 aa overlap (3-75:10-82)); HMMPfam hit to LSM, LSM domain, score: 75.9, E(): 1e-19) translates to MASTILPLELVDRCIGSPIWVLMKNEREFTGTLMGFDDYVNMVLKDVKEYEVTASGITETDLGDTLLNGNNIAMVRTTTHLPSPLEIELCSWYGYYCTISRNYMSAPFFLGRDCFPRRDSILCVLWKREYWGRNADIFPSYPHSLYQVARDPRLRSYPSIHLPTNANTTNHKIPTTIMNIEMKMKVLRQRDNTGRKRSDVDVAGYRRQLWIEIGLG, encoded by the exons ATGGCCAGTACAATCCTCCCCCTCGAACTTGTCGACAGATGTATCGGCTCCCCTATCTGGGtcttgatgaagaatgaaCGAGAGTTTACTGGGACTTTGATGGGTTTCGATGACTATGTTA ACATGGTTTTGAAAGATGTCAAGGAATA CGAAGTTACTGCTTCGGGAATCACAGAGACCGATCTTGGGGATACTTTGTTAAACGGGAACAACATCGCCATGGTACGTACAACTACCCATCTTCCCTCGCCTCTCGAAATCGAGCTTTGCTCTTGGTATGGCTATTATTGTACTATCAGCCGTAATTACATGTCTgctcctttctttttgggAAGAGACTGCTTTCCGCGGCGAGATTCCATATTATGTGTCTTGTGGAAAAGAGAATACTGGGGGCGGAATGCTGATATATTTCCTTCCTACCCACACAGCTTATACCAGGTGGCAAGGGACCCAAGGCTTAGATCctatccatccatccatctcccgACAAATGCAAATACAACAAATCATAAAATACCAACCACTATTATGAATAtcgagatgaagatgaaggtgctgAGGCAGAGGGACAATACGGGACGGAAAAGGAGTGATGTTGATGTGGCAGGATACCGTCGGCAGTTATGGATCGAGATTGGTCTGGGATGA
- a CDS encoding hypothetical protein (HMMPfam hit to Zn_clus, Fungal Zn(2)-Cys(6) binuclear cluster domain, score: 58.1, E(): 2.3e-14) produces the protein MAGYDARYGNPLDPMSGGRPSPPETSQQDAYEYSKHGSGSGYLGQLPLGADSAQAETASALRTLFGEGADVQALQEPPTQINTLAEGAAVAETGGVLGGDTRSDNEALPIDPSLSSEHAPAPKDSTETPDDRSRSPSSGNHHQHHPAVKRKATSRAGMLARGGACEFCKRRKLKCSAELPACANCVKSGKECVYAQKKQRSRVKVLEDRLQELEKRLEQGQAGAGAASASGGDSGVHAASSVYTAPSLGSGGGSELTVEQTLVHNVDPSLLPPSEYDEAFILHDFDSFADMRKQETQLEPDLMTLADAAAADTPTAAAAETNDPWAKMSPEEIVKEIIKVATGGKGEGERIISHLVQTYMNSTVNTWHPLVIPPMDLVSRVSRTTPDPIHPTLLLSLIPALLPLSPIQSLRHPAIPLLLLPHARAHSVQAITQSDPRVLDTIIAGVSRAYSFFNEAKNIDGWVDCVAATSLVRAAGLTKQGGVGERFVPEDRVPAERLAKRRREAGLRALMHKGAIVPPPESWYQFGQRVNLFWTSYICDRAAAIGWGWPSSYNDEDITTPWPKDDYKSVQALLDDTTIHTFLSPLASAPAPAPATPDSDLCAQAKSITLLYHAQRLLDSPPELSTPEKTHRLLGLTEGYMESLEKMRGPRMRAGKLSSVWMILYTTIAVLHSKDGFDKCDPDGADQVSITRVVAAADKVLELVSAVQNTGDTHLSSCDVISSVLFLHLARLMIQYTNRLRLRGQDSALVSTLRAKTESFKRALIDQGERLVFAQVAAQMLENYHVGAEWKAGEWERADGGDWRGV, from the exons ATGGCAGGATATGACGCCCGGTACGGCAACCCGCTGGACCCCATGTCTGGTGGCCGGCCATCGCCTCCTGAAACCTCGCAGCAAGATGCGTACGAGTACTCCAAACACGGCAGCGGCTCGGGTTACCTCGGGCAGCTACCGCTTGGTGCCGATTCTGCGCAAGCGGAGACTGCTTCTGCTTTGCGGACGCTGTTTGGCGAGGGCGCCGACGTGCAGGCTTTGCAAGAACCTCCGACTCAGATCAATACCCTCGCTGAAGGTGCCGCGGTGGCGGAGACGGGCGGTGTACTAGGTGGTGATACCCGGTCTGACAACGAAGCGCTTCCCATCGACCCATCTTTATCCTCTGAACACGCGCCTGCGCCCAAGGATTCGACGGAAACGCCAGACGACCGATCCCGCTCTCCCTCGTCCGGTaaccaccaccagcaccacCCGGCCGTCAAACGGAAAGCCACGTCCCGCGCCGGCATGCTCGCACGAGGCGGCGCATGTGAATTCTGTAAACGTCGAAAACTGAAATGTTCCGCCGAACTGCCTGCGTGCGCAAACTGCGTCAAGTCGGGCAAGGAATGCGTTTACGCGCAAAAGAAGCAGCGGAGTCGGGTCAAGGTGCTGGAGGATCGGCTGCAAGAGCTGGAGAAACGGTTGGAGCAAGGTCAGGCCGGGGCCGGGGCGGCGTCGGCGTCTGGGGGCGACAGCGGCGTACACGCTGCGAGCTCGGTGTATACAGCCCCGAGTTTGGGTTCGGGCGGCGGGAGCGAGCTTACCGTTGAGCAGACGCTTGTCCACAATGTCGATCCGAGTCTCTTACCGCCGAGCGAGTATGACGAGGCCTTTATCCTGCACGATTTCGACAGTTTCGCGGATATGCGCAAGCAGGAGACGCAGCTGGAGCCGGACCTTATGACGCTGGCTGATGCAGCGGCGGCGGATACCCCaacggcggcggcggcggagacGAACGATCCATGGGCAAAGATGTCTCCAGAGGAGATTGTAAAGGAAATTATCAAGGTTGCCACTGGCGGgaagggcgagggcgagagGATCATATCGCATCT AGTGCAAACGTACATGAACTCGACTGTCAACACGTGGCACCCGCTCGTCATCCCGCCGATGGATCTCGTCAGCCGGGTGTCCCGCACGACGCCGGACCCTATCCACcccaccctcctcctctcgctCATCCCCGCTCTGCTCCCTCTATCGCCTATCCAATCGCTCCGCCATCCCGCCATcccgctcctcctcctcccgcaCGCGCGCGCCCACTCTGTGCAGGCCATCACGCAATCCGACCCCCGCGTGCTCGACACCATCATCGCCGGCGTGTCGCGTGCGtacagcttcttcaacgaGGCGAAGAACATTGACGGGTGGGTCGATTGCGTGGCTGCGACGTCGCTCGTGCGCGCCGCGGGCTTGACAAAGCAGGGCGGGGTCGGGGAGAGGTTCGTGCCGGAGGATAGGGTGCCGGCGGAAAGGCTGgcgaaaaggaggagggaagcTGGGTTGAGGGCGTTGATGCATAAAGGCGCGATCGTCCCGCCGCCTGAATCGTGGTACCAGTTTGGCCAGCGAGTCAATCTTTT CTGGACCTCTTACATTTGCGATCGAGCAGCGGCCATCGGCTGGGGTTGGCCTTCGT CGTATAATGACGAGGATATCACCACGCCATGGCCTAAAGACGACTATAAATCCGTCCAAGCGCTTTTGGACGACACGACCATCCAcactttcctctctcccctcGCAAGCGCGCCCGCGCCCGCGCCCGCGACACCCGACTCTGACCTGTGTGCGCAAGCGAAATCCATCACACTGCTCTACCACGCCCAGCGCCTCCTCGATTCCCCGCCAGAGCTGTCCACCCCCGAAAAGACACATCGCTTACTTGGCCTGACCGAGGGGTACATGGAGTCTCtagagaagatgagagggccgaggatgagggcTGGCAAGTTGAGTTCTGTGTGGATGATTCTGTACAC gaCGATTGCAGTGTTACACTCGAAAGACGGATTCGACAAGTGCGACCCGGACGGCGCTGACCAAGTGTCAATCACGCGTGTCGTGGCGGCTGCCGACAAAGTCCTCGAACTCGTCTCCGCCGTCCAAAACACTGGCGATACCCATCTCT CCTCGTGCGACGTCATCTCCTCTGTCCTTTTCCTGCACCTCGCCCGTCTAATGATCCAATACACAAACCGTCTGCGCCTCCGCGGGCAAGACTCGGCGCTCGTCAGCACGCTCCGGGCGAAAACGGAGTCGTTCAAGCGCGCGCTCATCGACCAAGGGGAACGACTCGTGTTCGCCCAAGTGGCGGCGCAGATGCTGGAGAATTATCATGTGGGCGCGGAATGGAAGGCGGGGGAGTGGGAGAGGGCTGACGGTGGGGATTGGCGGGGGGTTTAG
- a CDS encoding hypothetical protein (Similar to gi|12230144|sp|P57745|IM09_ZYGBA Mitochondrial import inner membrane translocase subunit Tim9, FASTA scores: opt: 356, E(): 2.3e-20, (59.551% identity (84.270% similar) in 89 aa overlap (1-89:1-87)); HMMPfam hit to zf-Tim10_DDP, Tim10/DDP family zinc finger, score: 73.4, E(): 6e-19): MDFSQFNGAEQAHMSKVIEKKQMQDFMRLYSGLVEKCFNACAQDFTSKALTTNETTCVQNCTDKFLKHSERVGARFAEHNAEQMQGAGQ; encoded by the exons ATGGACTTTTCACAATTCAACGGCGCCGAGCAGGCACACATGTCCAAGGTcatcgagaagaagcagatgCAGGACTTTATGCGTCTCTACTCCGGCCTCGTCGAAAAGTGCTTCAACGCCTGTGCCCAGGACTTTACCAGTAAAGCCCTCACCACCAACGAG ACCACCTGCGTCCAGAACTGCACCGACAAGTTTCTGAAGCACTCTGAAAGGGTCGGCGCGAGGTTTGCAGAGCACAACGCCG AGCAAATGCAGGGCGCCGGACAGTAA
- a CDS encoding hypothetical protein (Similar to gi|32416732|ref|XP_328844.1| hypothetical protein [Neurospora crassa], FASTA scores: opt: 701, E(): 5.3e-26, (43.525% identity (67.266% similar) in 278 aa overlap (5-265:40-309)); HMMPfam hit to Cyto_heme_lyase, Cytochrome c/c1 heme lyase, score: 196.2, E(): 6.3e-56), which yields MWPFSSSAAPSTAPAQAQQHPSAAASADQCPVDHTTRQAWLANNPSTPHPFHPPTSEGSSSSASAGLSQSRVISSIPRGSTPSSPSPAPPASASASASAAAGPSSGPSSFTADAGSGHAQPQQDANGNWVYPSEQQFFNAMLRKKHNPHPQDMRTIVPIHNAVNEKAWEEILKWECHWPSERCGGPRLVSFVGRPKERTPKAWVKTALGYTPPFDRHDWIVDRCGTHVRYVIDFYTGRQTEGPGKMAFYLDVRPAVDDWEGIKTRVKGWWS from the exons ATGTGgccattctcttcctccgctgCTCCTTCCACTGCTCCAGCACAAGCTCAGCAACATCCTTCCGCAGCAGCTTCTGCGGATCAGTGTCCGGTGGATCACACCACTCGCCAAGCATGGCTCGCGAACAATCCATCCAcacctcatcctttccacccgCCTACTTCTGAAGgatcttcatcgtctgcTTCTGCAGGGCTTTCGCAGTCAAGGGTTATTTCTTCTATACCCAGAGGGTCGacaccctcttctccttctcccgctcctcctgcttctgcctccgcctccgcctccgccgccgccggaCCTTCATCAGGCCCAAGCAGTTTCACTGCTGATGCTGGATCGGGCCATGCTCAACCGCAGCAAGATGCGAATGGCAACTGGGTCTATCCTTCTGAACAACAGTTCTTTAACGCCATGCTCCGTAAAAAACATAATCCCCATCCGCAAGATATGCGGACCATCGTGCCGATTCATAATGCGGTAAACGAAAAGGCTTGGGAGGAGATTTTGAAGTGGGAATGTCATTGGCCGAGTGAGAGATGTGGAGGACCGAGGCTGGTCAGTTTTGTGGGGAGACCGAAGGAGAGAACACCCAAGGCTTGGGTGAAGACGGCTTTGGG CTACACACCACCATTCGACAGACACGATTGGATAGTAGACCGGTGTGGAACCCATGTCCGCTACGTTATTGATTTCTACACTGGTCGACAGACGGAAGGTCCCGGGAAGATGGCTTTTTACCTGGATGTGAGGCCGGCGGTCGATGACTGGGAAGGGATCAAGACGAGGGTTAAGGGGTGGTGGAGCTGA